TGTGGGTAGGGGATTGCCTGGAAGACAGCAGAGGTGctaaaaagagaggaagaaaggatgtCAGGTTAAGTTAGGGCATTAGCAGCTCTCGCTTATGTGTATTCCGAACTTGGAATGTGGTATTTGGGGGTTTTTGATCCCGGATTTGGGTCTGTGAAGGGGAGGGCATGAAAGACTCTGAGGTCGAGATGGGTCTTTGTGTCAatactccctccccttttccctttgctttccAAGCATcgtgaaatgttttttaaattgtatatttgaaatgaaAACCCACCTACTCTCTCTCCCTGGGCAATTTTATCTTCCTTTCAGCCCTCTAAGTCAAACGGGATACACCCTCTCAGATGACTTTTTGAGGTAAAactttaggaaaatatttttagtctGCCCATTATTTCTGTCTACCTAAGTGTGGGCAAAATAACCCTCCTCTGAGGCAATATGTTCAGGTTGCCCTCTCTCGTCCTCCTCTAGAAGATGAATTTATACGTGTTAGAGGTTTCTATTGTTTTTCATTCTGACGGCTTTGATTCTCACCATTTTGTTTTACATTCTTACCCAAGACCaattttatcccttcccccctctcCAGTCGCCGTACATTGTTAAACGTTTAAAATAATAGCACTCGTGCTGATGGGGGAAGGGAGCAGGAAGCCAAAAACTcatttcttctccctcccccttctgGCAAGTCTAGAGaaataatataacataatatatagaTGTGAttccttgggggtgggggtggggaatggtTGTGGGTGGTGCGGAAAATTCTGGTAGTTTCTTTGCAAAAGGTCTGAAAATACAAACCCACCCCCTGCACGCAATACGCATGTGCAGCAGACCTATTATGGTGGTTcgttgtgggggagggaggggaatttgagaaaaaataaatatatgtgtgagAGATTGATGGTGAGATTAGAAGAAGAGAGGGGCGGGCGGGAGGCGAGGCTCGCTGCGAGGCTCCTCCTGCGTCCTCTGGCTCGCCAGGCTCCGCCCACCCTCCTCGCCGCCCTCCTCCCTCGCCGTCTTCCCGAGATCTGAGCCGGGATGTGGGAGAGTCTGGGCTCCAGGCCAGCATTGAGTGGCTGGTGAGACAGAGGTTGGGACTTAGATTTGCTTTCTTgccctcccttcccttttctcgCCGTCTCCTTTGCCTCTCCGCACCACCGCCGTCTTCCCAAGTTCGGGAACCTCCcgctggggtggggagtggagttAACTGGCTGCGAGGTCCCAGGGCTTGTGTCCCACCCCCCAGCTGGTGGAGACCGAGGCCATTTCCCTGATCCTTAGCCAGTTGGCCTGCCCTTGCCTCTGCCCCGGCGGCCTCCGTTTCCATGTTCATAATAGCCGCGGTCCCTGGGGTGAGGGAGCGCGGGCTGCTGGGGCATGGCGTCTTACTGACTTCCTATCAGGGTCCCCACTCTGTTTCCACACCTGGGGCTGCCTACAGGCACCTTCCCCGCTCCCACAATCCCCCAGTCCTAGAGTGTCTTCCTGCACAAGAGGGCACAGGATGCTGGAGCTGTGAGAAGTAGCAATGAAGGAAGGAGGTGCCTAGATTCTGAGGCAGTGGAAACCAAGGCCTCCGGTGTTAATTGTGGCTAATTTTCCTTTGGCTGTTGTGGGAAGAAGGATTGTGTGTCCTAGAGCAAGGGGCTGGGCCAGGCCCAGACTTTCCCCTCCTGCACAGCTGCCTCTGCCTGAGCAAGACAGGTCTGGCGGGTTAATCTAGTGCTCGCTGGGGGAGGGAGGCCAAACAGGGCCTCATGTCTGTGTGGCGTTGGTGTCTTCCTCGTCGCGGAGTTACTCTCTGTCCCCTGAGCCTCCACAGtccgacaggggtcatggagaatggGGAGAGGGGACATCTGGGAAGAACCAGCCCCGTTCTCTCTGACAGAGACATCTGGAGAGAAAGCCAGGGACCTAGCCCTGCTGAAAGCAGGTACAGGCTGTCCTCTGGGTTTGTGCTCATGAGTATGTGATGCTTGTGCATTTGAGAATGCATATGCGGGGTGTGTCTGTGCCCGTGTCTTTGTGTGGGTCTCCCATACTGCTTATATATGAATGGGTTAGGATGTCTGGGACTAAATTTGGAGACAAGGGGTGAGACCAGGGGACAAAAGGCAGGGTCCCTGAGTTCTCAAAGGGAACAGGGAGGAGTATATAGATTTGGAGGCACATTCCAGTCTCcttgggaggaggaggaatgtTTAGGTAATTGTGGAGACCTTCTTCGATGGGGTTAGGGTGTGACAAAGGAGCTAGACACTATGATCCTGTGGGCAAGAAGTGAACATGCCTGACTGAGGATTTCTTTTCCTCCAGGGCTGTGCTGGGGTGACAGGAGGCTTGGTGATTATCTGAGGAAATATAAATAGAGGCCTCCCTCCTCACAGAAAGGATGTCAGGGCCCCAGGGTGTTAGTGTGAGAACCCAGGTGTCCACCTTTGGCTCTGCCTTCTCAGCATCTGGCTTAGGGAGCTGCCAGCTTGTGTCTCCCCACTCCAAGTGCTGGGGTCAGGCCAGGCCAGCAGCTGGGCATGGCTTCCCCGGTTCCTGGGCAGGATGCCAGCTGGCTAAGTGAGGGGGAAGGCAGGAGGAGCCCTGGCGGCGACTAAAAGGACCTGCCACAGTCAGAGCCCATGGCCTAGAGCCTGGTCCCTTGTTAGTAGGAGGGGAGAGACGGGAGTGGTTTGGCTGCTCTTCCCTTCTGACCCCTGACCTCCCATTCAGAACCCGAGCATCCCAGAGTACTCGAAACACTCTCTGTTTGCATCCAGCGGAGGGAGGCAAGGTTTGGAAGAGTTAATGCCGGAGTTCCTAGAGAGCAGCGGGAActgaggaggtgaggaagggaaGGGACTGCAGAGACTGGGAACCTAGAGGCTTAGGTTTTCTGGTGCTCTCTGCTCCAAAGATAAGGATGACATTCGGCTGCTGCCTTCAGCACTGGgtgtgaagaagagaaaaagaggaccCAAGAAGCAGAAGGAGAACAAGCCAGGAAAACCCCGAAAACGCAAGAAGCTTGTAAGTTTTCAGGACTCCTATCTCTACAGCTAGGCTCGGAGACCCATCCCTAGAGACCTACGTTTTCtctggtcttgattactgtggggatcctgaagtcagggaggcctgatcccctctacctgcccccacccccgcttgCTGGCCTGTATCTCCCAGGTCTGGGACCCTAACCTCACTCACCACAGCCTAGTGAAGAGCCCAGTTGTCGACTTGACTTGCCCTGCAGCACAGAGAAGCAGTTgaaagcacaggctctggaggtAGACTGCATGAATTTAGAGCCTAGCAGTCTTCTGTCTTCTTGGACAATTTATTTcggtctctgtgcctcagtttcctcatctacaaaaaagTGGATAAAGATAGATTAGTTACtatcataggattgttgtgaagatcaaaAGAGACGATAAATGTTATGTGCtaagaacagttcctggcacaaggAAGGGCTGAAGaaatagtgtttttatttctttcccttaGGACAGCGAGGAGGAATTTGGCTCTGAGCGAGATGAGTACCGGGAGAAGTCAGAGAGTGGAGGCAGTGAATATGGAACTGGACCAGGTCGGAAACGGAGACGGAAgcacagagaaaaaaaggagaagaagacgAAGCGGCGGAAAaaaggggagggagatggggggcAAAAGGTGAGTAGAATTAGGGAGTGAGGGGAGAAATCAGTATTAATGACAGGCatgaggagtgggggagggagagcccTGGGCGAGCAGGGTGCTAAGTGGAGAGGCTGTGGTTTGTGAGGAGTGGGTTTGGGCTGGGAATGGAGCAGGAAGCAGAAAGCCCAGGGAACCTGGTGGGTGGGTAGAGAGGCATGTGGGGGGCCCCGGGCTGGGCACCTGCATCCCTGAAGCCTGGTCTCTGCCAGCAGGTGGAACAGAAGTCGTCGGCAACTCTGCTTCTGACCTGGGGCCTGGAGGACGTGGAGCATGTGTTCTCTGAGGAGGATTACCACACGCTCACCAACTACAAAGCCTTCAGCCAGTTCATGAGGTGCAGTAGGGACGGGGAGCCCTCTCGAGCAGACACTTTTAATTTGGGGGAGGCCCTGGACCCTTCTGGAATCTGATGAAAGCTAAGAAACTGCTCTCCAGAGAAGTTCACAGCACATACACATAAAATTCCACATGTCATCTTAGGGAATTCCTGGACTCCTAGGATCCAAGGACTCCAGTCAGGAACCCTTCACTGGGGGGTCACAGTACCACTGCGAGGTTAGAAAACGCTGTGGTGACAGACTCTCAGGAGGACTGATGGCCCTCCTTGGTCTAACAGTTCCAGTTTCCCCTGCCTGACTTCTCTCTAGACTGGAGCGGGGAGGTGGTATCCGTGTTCCCCAGTTTCCTTTGCTCAGTTATCAAGTCCTCTGTCCCTTCCTTAGACACCAGTATATAACGGAGGATGCATTGCTGACAGTGGGACCTGGGCTTCAGTGGCTCCCGCAGTAGAGTACAGAACAGCAGAGATGCCTTTTGGGGAGCAGGCACTTTAGCAGAGCCGTTCAACGCTCTGGAGGCAGCCTGCTGAGGTTCAGGTCCCGGTGTCATGTTGGGCAGCTCACTAGTTTGAtcttcagtttctgcatctgtaaaataggcacATAGTGTGTACCTCATGGGGTCTTGTGGGGATTTGATGGAATGATGGATTGAAAGCTCAGCACACTCAGTGCCTGGCCCCTAGTGGTGTTCAGTCCCTGGTAGCGGTCCTTAGTCCCATTGTCTCACTGCTTCGCTACTAAAGACAGTGCTTCTGTCAGCACCGGGGTCACCCACGTCCTCACAAGAGCTTAACACCCCACCGCAGAGCAGAACCAGTGTGGCCCATCAGACTCCACCTGATGGGACCCTTCATCAGGGCCCGTGGAACTCTTTAGAAAAACACAGAGATTCATAGCAACTCCTAGTAgtattgtgaggatgaaataagatCTTATGTGTGTGGAACTGTTTTACGAACTGTAAAGTAGTTGTCCAAAGTAGAGCTTTTTTATTAATCTcatattttttttatcctttttaatctgcatttaaattttattttgcctttttttcttcttcatacttttttcttgtttttttaacttttttttccttcttaaactttttatttctttgtttcaaaaTTGATGTTATTCTTCATAGGACGTATTTTCACCACCTAGGAATCCTAGCTGGTACATAGACTTAATTGGTGAGGGGAAATGACAGTATTCCCAAACCATCTGTGAAGGGTCCGAGTGTCTTGCTTCTATATTTTCAGGCCCCTGATCGCTAAGAAGAATCCTAAGATCCCAATGTCTAAGATGATGACCATCCTTGGGGCCAAGTGGAGAGAGTTCAGCGCCAACAACCCCTTCAAGGGGTCGGCAGCTGCTGtggcggcagcggcggcagcagcagccgcaGCTGTAGCTGAGCAGGTGTCAGCTGCTGTCTCATCGGCCACCCCCATAGCACCTTCCGGACCCCCCGCCCTTCCACCACCCCCTGCTGCTGAtatccagcccccacccatccgaAGAGCCAAAACCAAAGAGGGCAAAGGTAAGAAACCCTCTGGTTGGAACAACTGTCACCCCACCCTCTAAACCGCATGTTCTCAAATTATAGTCCAGAACTCAGCCCTGATTGTTGTAGAAGAAATGCTGTCCAGGAAAGGGTCTCAGTGAAACCATAGCCCACAGAGAGGTCCAGAAACCCTATGGCCTCCATTGTTCCTGGATGTCATGACCTCGGCTTTTTCTCTGTCACCCCACTCCTCACTCAGGTCCAGGCCACAAGAGGCGGAGTAAGAGTCCCCGAGTGCCTGATGGACGCAAGAAGCTTCGGGGAAAGAAGATGGCACCACTCAAGATCAAACTAGGGCTGCTGGGTGgcaagaggaagaagggaggctCGGTGAGTGGCCCCTCCCTGTCCATTATACTTCTGGGGTGTGGTCAGGGGCTGGGGGTCCAGACACAAGGGTCCATGAGGGCAGCTGGAGCGGGAGCCCAaggcctggggaggggagtggaatCCATTTGGCCTCTCTGACAGCCACGGGGGCTATGGGCAGTATGTTTTCCAGAGTGACGAGGGCCCTGAACCAGAGGCTGAGGAGTCAGACCTGGACAGTGGCAGTGTCCACAGTGCCTCAGGCCGCCCTGATGGCCCTGTCCGCACCAAGAAACTAAAGAGAGGTCGgccaggaaggaagaagaagaagggtaaGCGGTGTCAGCTGTGTGCAGTCCTGTCATTCAGCCTTCCTTTCATTCCTTCGTTGTCTTTCTTATTTGTAGTTTTGACTTCTTTATTgaacccttttctctttctctcccctcccgcATTccgctctccttctctctctctgttcccttTGCCTCCACTGGGGTATATGACAGTCCTGGGCTGTCCTGCAGTGGCCGGGGAGGAGGAGGTTGATGGCTACGAGACGGATCACCAGGATTACTGTGAGGTGTGCCAGCAGGGTGGGGAAATTATTCTGTGTGACACCTGCCCTCGTGCCTACCACCTCGTCTGCCTTGATCCTGAGCTTGACCGGGCTCCTGAGGGCAAATGGAGCTGCCCCCACTGTGTGAGTACTGGTGCCACCTCTTAACGGCCCTCAGGGACCCACCCATCTCTTTCCTCCTTGCTTTCTCTTGTCCTCTCCCTAGCCCCAGATGCCTAGGCTTCTCAGTAGCAGATGTTTAAGTGTCCAAGATCCTAGTTTgttcctctcccccatccctttgCCCCGAAAATTAGCATTTTTGGGAACTGAGGTGTCCTGTTCCTTTGTTCCCACCAGTCTTCTCTGCACTTCTAGGATCTAGCTGTCCTGGTTTGGCTCTGTCTTCCAGCCTCACTCCTTATCCTCTTTCtcgtgtctgtgtctgtccttgGCCTCCCAGGAGAAGGAGGGGGTACAGTGGGAggccaaggaggaggaggaagactatgaagaggagggggaagaggagggggagaaggaggaagaggacgaCCACATGGAGTACTGCCGTGTGTGCAAGGATGGCGGGGAGCTCCTGTGCTGCGACGCCTGCATCTCCTCCTACCACATTCACTGTCTGAACCCCCCGCTGCCTGACATCCCCAACGGCGAATGGCTGTGTCCCCGATGCACAGTGAGTGTGCCCATCTCTCAGGGTTTGTTGTCAGCCCCGACTCCTTCTCCATCTCCGGGGCCCAAAGGTCcggctctttctttctctactctCCCCCACACCTAGCCTTTGATTCCCTTGTGGGACCCCCATCCTCCTACTCTAATGATGGGCtctttctgcctctttttttcctctttgtgtgCGTCCATCCTGAAGTGTCCCGTGCTGAAAGGCCGTGTGCAGAAGATCCTGCACTGGCGGTGGGGGGAGCCCCCCGTGGCAGTGCCAGCCCCCCAACAGGCAGACGGGAATCCAGATGCCCCACCCACACGTCCTCTTCAAGGCAGATCGGAGAGAGAGTTCTTTGTCAAGTGGGTAGGACTGTCCTACTGGCACTGCTCCTGGGCCAAGGAGCTTCAGGTACAAGGGCCTCTCCTTCCCCGTCTCCTGGGACCCCATTCACTGCCATTCTCTCTCTTGGCCCGCTGTTCTCTTGTCTTCCGTCCCCTCTGCTTTCCCTCACATTAGGGCTCTGGCCACCCACACCCTACCAACTCCCTTAGTTTCCACACTTGGTTCTCTTGGGCTCCAGTTCTCTTTCCCTCAGTCTCCGTTAGATTCCTTCCCTTAGGTATAACGTAGGCTTTCCTTAGTCGGCCTTAACTCCATCTCTTTCCTTATCTGTCTTAACCATGTTTTACTGATAGCCCCAGTCTTAACAATCTTATTCCCTTCCTCCTTTTGCTTATTAGCTCCCCACCCAGGTCCTGTCTCTGACTCTCTTCTCTGGCATGTTCTTCGTTCTCCTGCTTTGGCTTTAATTCACTATGTCCCTCATCCCACCTCTTTCATTGCTTGCTTTCCCATGCCATTCCCCCTGCCGGCCTCTGCTCTGTCTCCTTTTGTCCTCTCTGGATGTTGGGACTATCTattccctcctctgtgccccatcAGCTGGAAATTTTCCACTTGGTAATGTACCGAAACTACCAACGGAAGAATGACATGGACGAGCCCCCACCCCTGGACTACGGCTCTGGTGAGGATGATGGGAAGAGTGACAAACGCAAGGTGAAGGACCCGCACTATGCCGAGATGGAGGAGAAGTACTACCGTTTTGGCATCAAGCCAGAGTGGATGACCGTCCACCGGATCATCAACCACAGGTGAGTCCTTGGTCCTTGGTCCATGCGAAGGCCTACCTGGGCTTTGCCGCTATTCTTGTTGCGCTGTGGCTCCATGTTAGTATTTGTTGATTAACCAGATGATTGATCTAACTGGATAATTCCCACTGCAGCCCCAGCCCTTCTGGCTTTGTTTCCTCtatggagatgggaggaaccgGGAGGAAAGTCCAGCCCAGCACTGACTGCTTTGTCCTTGCTTCCTCTAATCTCTAACAGCTTAAGAAGTGACACATGAATCTGGGGATCTGGgtgtgaaaaaagcaaaacatgaaACACATGGTTCATACAGACCAGTGTTTCTAGTACTTCTTTCTTCCCAGTACTTATTACTGACTAATGTtacattgtctttttatttttctatttcatcacTGCCTCCCCCaatagaatgtgagctccatggGAACAGGTCATTTGTCTGCTTAGTTCTGCTCAATCACCcgtgcctggaacagtgcctggcacgtagtagattCTTAGTAAATACTGATTGGATGAACAAACGATGTTGAAGCCAGGGATGTTTTGTGATCGTTGATTTTTCGGAAGCCATCCTGAAAAGGTTAGGGTAGTACATCAGCCATTCCAAACTGCCTTTCAGAGGCCCACCATTGAGGATTAGGTGACAAATTCTGCATGTTTGCTGATAATTGTGTTTATTATGACTTTTTTCTACTTGAGACACACATTATCTTTCTCCTCCTGCTCCTTCTCTTGGCTTCCCTCCCCACAGTGTGGATAAGAAGGGAAATTACCACTATCTAGTGAAATGGAGGGACTTGCCATATGACCAGTCCACGTGGGAGGAAGATGAAATGAACATCCCTGAATATGAAGACCATAAACAAAGCTACTGGAGACACCGGTGAGGGAGCTAGGTCATGGGTTAGAGGGAGTCTGAGGGCAGAGGCATGAAAGCTAAACCTCCAGCATTAAATGAGATGCAGTAGGGACAGACCCAGTCTATAATTTAGGGCAGTGGGAGCCTGGGCTGGGTTGTTTGTGGTGGGGTCGGGAAGGAGGCAgtgtgaggaacagaaagaagatcCAGCCTGAGTGATGGGGATGAGGATGCTGAGGCGTGGGGAGGGTTGGCTTCAGAGCTGAAATCCAAGGGGTGAGGGTGAGGAACCTGGGAGAAAGGAAATGTGAGAAAATCTCGCTTATGGAAAGTGGGAGCTAGGTCTGGAGTGGGTTCAGAAGGACAGGGGGCGGGTCCAAGGACCAGGTCTCACTCAGACCCACTGTTTTCCCAGAGAACTAATTATGGGGGAGGACCCCGCCCAGCCCCGCAagtataagaagaagaagaaggagctgCAGGGTGATGGGCCTCCCAGCTCTCCTACTAATGATGTAAGTCTTCTCGCTTGGCCTGTCTCCCATTTCTGGAGCCATGGTGATTGCAGATTTCCTGGGGGCTTCTGACAGAACTTCCCAGAGTTTCAACAACTTCTTTGAACAGTAGCTCTTCCTTCAGTGTTCAGCTTTGCCCCAAGAGTGCTAGGAATTTTGGCACAGGAGTGAGAGCTGCTAGAGACAGCAGCACACAGGGCTCTTCTACCAGTTTCCTTCCCCACAGTGCTTCTGGGTATTGTTTTAAGGAATGAGGGGGAGGCACTGCAGACTCGAACTTTCATAAGCTCAGGCCACAGGAGAGGGCCTTGTAATCCCATTTGATATCAGTgccggggagaggggaggaggaggccaaGACCGGAGGAGCAGCTGATGGTTCCCCTGAGCTTTCTGACTTCTTGATTCTACAGCCTACAGTGAAATACGAGACTCAGCCACGGTTCATCACAGCCACTGGAGGCACACTGCACATGTATCAGCTGGAGGGGTTGAACTGGCTACGCTTCTCGTGGGCCCAGGGCACTGACACCATTCTGGCCGATGAGATGGGACTGGGCAAGACCATACAAACCATCGTCTTCCTCTACTCACTGTATAAGGAGGTGCTAGACTCTCGGGCCCTGAGGGGGACAGCCGTGCTGAGGCCTAGCCTGGACTGGGGAAGGTGGGAGTGGAGGGTGAGGGCAGAGAACGGGGGAGAGGGGTGCGGCAGGCAGTGGACTGGGTTGTATAACCGTGAGCCTAGACTAATGGTCCCCCCACCCTCGACTCCCAGGGCCACACAAAGGGTCCCTTCCTGGTGAGCGCCCCGCTCTCCACCATCATTAACTGGGAGCGGGAGTTCCAGATGTGGGCACCCAAGTTCTATGTGGTGACATACACGGGTGACAAGGACAGCCGAGCCATCATTCGTGAGAATGAGTTTTCCTTTGAAGACAATGCCATCAAAGGTGGCAAGAAAGCTTTTAAGATGAAGGTAAGCCCCTCTATCTCATGTCCTCCAAAGTCCTCAGATCTGTCGTTTCGTTGCCCCAACCAGGACTTCAGTTCCTTTATTCCCCATTcagctttctccttcctttcctccacctTCCCTCACGCCTCTGCACTCCAGTCCTGGAGATGTAGTGGGTACTCCCAGGGGTGTGCATGGATCTGTTCATCCTGGACAGGTGGTGGAAGTTTGGGGGCCACATTCAGAAGTCCCTGCATGGAGTCAAAGTTGGAGGACAGGACAACGGGCTCCCTTTGGGAGTCTCAGTTAGGACTGGGTGTCTGCGTGGAGAATGGGGGTGGAGGCCTAGATGCTTGGGTGTGGGGTGGCAGCCAAATGGACAATGGTTGTGTTGGCAGAGGGAGGCGCAGGTGAAGTTCCATGTTCTCCTGACATCATATGAGCTGATCACCATTGATCAGGCAGCTCTTGGCTCCATCCGCTGGGCCTGTCTCGTGGTGGATGAGGCCCATCGGCTCAAGAACAACCAGTCCAAGGTGAGTGAGATACCCAGGCCTCAGAAACTTGAGGCTGTGGACTCCTACTTGCCCTagtcctaaaaaataaagtttcaggGACTTTCTGCAATCAGGGAGGCAGGAAGCCTGGGAATAAGTCTGGGGAGAAGTCCACgttggaagagggagaggactagggATGTGAGGGCCTCTGATCCTGAAGGAAATAGGAGCTAGAGGCAGGGAAAGGTGATACTGTGGGCCAGCCACTTGCCACTGATGGgcccttccctctgcctttccTTGCCCCATTTTCTAGTTTTTCAGGGTCCTCAATGGCTACAAGATAGATCATAAGTTGCTGCTGACAGGGACTCCATTGCAGAATAATCTGGAGGAGCTCTTCCATCTGCTGAACTTCCTCACCCCAGAGAGGTTTAAGTAAGTGGCTCAGTAGGGTGGTCTGCAGAGAGGAGAGGTGGCGGGACTGAGAAGATGAGTGGGAGGAGGATTCATCTGAAGTGAAGAATAGAGCCTGAGGTCAGGGGCAAAGAACCTGACGcctgttcatttccttttctcctggCTACTAGCAatctggaaggcttcctggaggagtttGCCGACATATCCAAAGAAGACCAGATTAAGAAACTTCATGACTTGCTGGGGCCACATATGCTGAGGAGGCTCAAGGCTGATGTCTTTAAGAATATGCCAGCCAAGACAGAGCTCATCGTCCGCGTGGAGCTGAGCCCTATGCAGAAGTGAGATGCAAGGCGGGTTACCTGGACCAGGGTTGAGGATTTGGTGGCAGCTTTCCAAGAGTTGGTGACCAAATGCAACATCATAATTGCTTCCTTTATTTTGTCTCTTCTATGCCCCTGCCCTGGGCTTTAGGAAATACTACAAGTATATCCTGACCCGAAATTTTGAGGCCTTGAATTCACGAGGAGGTGGGAACCAAGTGTCATTGCTTAACATCATGATGGATCTTAAGAAGTGCTGCAACCATCCTTACCTCTTTCCCGTGGCTGCTATGGTAGATACGGGAGCTGCGGGCGTGAAACGCCTGGCCCTGTGGAAACGTGGGCGGTTGAGCACAGGGCTGGAGTTGGGCTGGGAGGCCAGAGACTGGGTTTCTGAGAAGAGTAGGAATTGTAAAGGTGTGGAGCCTGGATTTGGGCCTCCAGCTTTCTAGGCATAGTCAGAATACGGGGGCGTGCTCACTGACCCTCTCCtccttttttcctgccttcttttcagGAGTCCCCCAAACTTCCCAGTGGGGCATATGAGGGTGGGGCACTTATTAAGGCGTCTGGGAAGCTCATGCTGCTGCAGAAGATGCTGCGGAAGCTGAAGGAGCAAGGACACAGAGTGCTCATCTTCTCGCAGGTGACCCATCCCTGTAGGTCTTTCTCACCATCAGATAATCGCTTACCCCATTCCTGTGGTTGCCACGGGATGCGAGGTTAGGCAGTCACACCCCTAAGAGTTGCTGGTGTAGCTAAGTTCATCTTGGTCTCTGATCCCTGTTCTTAATTAAGGCTGTTGGAAGTTGTAGACCAGTTTCTGTATGCCaaaaggggagaaggggaagggtgAGCCGTCTGCCTCCTAAAGGTCGTCTCTGGGACTGGTACTGTTTCTTAACCTtattggggaagggaggagagcacAGACCTTTTGGAAATCTGATGAAAGCTGTGGGTCTGTTCTCCAGAAA
This is a stretch of genomic DNA from Eschrichtius robustus isolate mEscRob2 chromosome 20, mEscRob2.pri, whole genome shotgun sequence. It encodes these proteins:
- the CHD3 gene encoding chromodomain-helicase-DNA-binding protein 3 isoform X8, translating into MASPLRDEEEEEEEMVVSEEEEEEEEEGDEEEEEVEAADEDYEEDDDEGVLGRGPGHDRGRDRHSPPGCHLFPPPPPLPPPPPPPPPPPPDKDDIRLLPSALGVKKRKRGPKKQKENKPGKPRKRKKLDSEEEFGSERDEYREKSESGGSEYGTGPGRKRRRKHREKKEKKTKRRKKGEGDGGQKQVEQKSSATLLLTWGLEDVEHVFSEEDYHTLTNYKAFSQFMRPLIAKKNPKIPMSKMMTILGAKWREFSANNPFKGSAAAVAAAAAAAAAAVAEQVSAAVSSATPIAPSGPPALPPPPAADIQPPPIRRAKTKEGKGPGHKRRSKSPRVPDGRKKLRGKKMAPLKIKLGLLGGKRKKGGSYVFQSDEGPEPEAEESDLDSGSVHSASGRPDGPVRTKKLKRGRPGRKKKKVLGCPAVAGEEEVDGYETDHQDYCEVCQQGGEIILCDTCPRAYHLVCLDPELDRAPEGKWSCPHCEKEGVQWEAKEEEEDYEEEGEEEGEKEEEDDHMEYCRVCKDGGELLCCDACISSYHIHCLNPPLPDIPNGEWLCPRCTCPVLKGRVQKILHWRWGEPPVAVPAPQQADGNPDAPPTRPLQGRSEREFFVKWVGLSYWHCSWAKELQLEIFHLVMYRNYQRKNDMDEPPPLDYGSGEDDGKSDKRKVKDPHYAEMEEKYYRFGIKPEWMTVHRIINHSVDKKGNYHYLVKWRDLPYDQSTWEEDEMNIPEYEDHKQSYWRHRELIMGEDPAQPRKYKKKKKELQGDGPPSSPTNDPTVKYETQPRFITATGGTLHMYQLEGLNWLRFSWAQGTDTILADEMGLGKTIQTIVFLYSLYKEGHTKGPFLVSAPLSTIINWEREFQMWAPKFYVVTYTGDKDSRAIIRENEFSFEDNAIKGGKKAFKMKREAQVKFHVLLTSYELITIDQAALGSIRWACLVVDEAHRLKNNQSKFFRVLNGYKIDHKLLLTGTPLQNNLEELFHLLNFLTPERFNNLEGFLEEFADISKEDQIKKLHDLLGPHMLRRLKADVFKNMPAKTELIVRVELSPMQKKYYKYILTRNFEALNSRGGGNQVSLLNIMMDLKKCCNHPYLFPVAAMESPKLPSGAYEGGALIKASGKLMLLQKMLRKLKEQGHRVLIFSQMTKMLDLLEDFLDYEGYKYERIDGGITGALRQEAIDRFNAPGAQQFCFLLSTRAGGLGINLATADTVIIFDSDWNPHNDIQAFSRAHRIGQANKVMIYRFVTRASVEERITQVAKRKMMLTHLVVRPGLGSKAGSMSKQELDDILKFGTEELFKDENEGENKEEDSSVIHYDNEAIARLLDRNQDATEDTDVQNMNEYLSSFKVAQYVVREEDKIEEIEREIIKQEENVDPDYWEKLLRHHYEQQQEDLARNLGKGKRVRKQVNYNDAAQEDQDNQSEYSVGSEEEDEDFDERPEGRRQSKRQLRNEKDKPLPPLLARVGGNIEVLGFNTRQRKAFLNAVMRWGMPPQDAFTTQWLVRDLRGKTEKEFKAYVSLFMRHLCEPGADGSETFADGVPREGLSRQQVLTRIGVMSLVKKKVQEFEHINGRWSMPELMPDPSADSKRSSRASSPTKTSPTTPEASAANSPCTSKPATPAPSEKGDGIRTPLEKDEAENQEEKPEKNSKLGEKMETEADTPSPAPSLGERLEPRKIPLEDEVPGVPGEMEPEPGYRGDREKSATESTPGERGEEKPMDGQEHRERPEGETGDLGKREDVKGDRELRPGPPRDEPRSNGRREEKAEKPRFMFNIADGGFTELHTLWQNEERAAISSGKLNEIWHRRHDYWLLAGIVLHGYARWQDIQNDAQFAIINEPFKTEANKGNFLEMKNKFLARRFKLLEQALVIEEQLRRAAYLNLSQEPAHPAMALHARFAEAECLAESHQHLSKESLAGNKPANAVLHKVLNQLEELLSDMKADVTRLPATLSRIPPIAARLQMSERSILSRLASKGTEPHPTPAFPPGPYATPPGYGAAFSAAPVGALAAAGANYSQMPAGSFITAATNGPPVLVKKEKEMVGALVSDGLDRKEPRAGEVICIDD